One window of the Cardiocondyla obscurior isolate alpha-2009 linkage group LG05, Cobs3.1, whole genome shotgun sequence genome contains the following:
- the LOC139102450 gene encoding glutamate receptor ionotropic, kainate 2-like encodes MNLRLHLFSIALVLLVFATSVHNLTRPIKIGAIFHKGDEDQKLTFLRAISETRYENFAPAFELQPVIKEIPVNTDSFRTGAAACELLEEGVAAIFGPRSQRTRSIVMSIAARFNVPHIEYVWRESEKLKEGDEQRKFPSMTINVFPESEQLSKATADIIDSMKWRNFIAIYENNEGLSRLQKTLTLKGDKNNWITHAARQLNEGPDYRPMLKEIRSLSIFNIIIDVEPQNILNVLTQAREVKLLEDYYHIVITYLDSTKLPILEMKNRNVNITAFSLRENDVEGIKWLDSMLLYDAVFLLNQALEVLNARNIDNNEDISIEPIPLFCNSTRKYQIGPNITGIMRELSKMGKITGVMNIDEYGHRQDFNIQIINYRQSVATQTSLWDANGVHLKKHSQQDLESYLSQSIKGRLLRVSTKEGAPYVMRVENDAMHGVQIGQHRYNGYCIELIQMIAERVGFEYQFELVPDGQIGKYDKESKTWTGLIKRILDHDADLAICDLTITFERKEAVDFSMPFMNLGITILYVKPEEKPPDYFSFLRPFSTDVWIYMFTAYLIVSIMLFLQARMAPGEWDNPHPCNPDPEELENNFNIKNSLWVTIGSLMQQGSDILPKAPSIRMLASMWWFFTLIMISSYTASLAAFLTIDKMDTPINNVEDLAKQTKIKYGAYEGGSTSSFFKDSNYSTYKRMWAAMSEWRPSVFTKSNDEGVERVLKGKRQYAFLMESTSITYEMARHCELMDIGSLIDSKGYGIAMPRDFPYRTMINEAILKLGENGKLLELKKSWWKSPNGTKCQSDESEKPANSNELGLPNVGGVFIVLMCGCGGSCFVAICEFLWNIRKVAIRERITLWEALVAEMKFAVNIFAVTKPVKIAKSSSASSNMEHRIGRAASTARSIVGSFLRLDVIDKLDKDQNTNNHSSNRKIN; translated from the exons ATGAATCTACGACTGCATCTGTTTTCGATTGCATTAGTTTTATTAGTATTTGCAACCAGTGTCCATAATCTAACGCGACCAATAAAAATAG gAGCAATTTTTCATAAAGGTGATGAGGATCAAAAATTGACATTTTTAAGAGCAATCTCTGAAACaagatatgaaaattttgcacCAGCTTTCGAATTACAACCTGTCATTAAAGAAATTCCTGTTAACACCGACAGCTTTAGAACTGGAGCAGCTG ctTGCGAACTTCTCGAGGAAGGTGTGGCCGCAATTTTTGGACCTCGAAGTCAACGTACTCGCAGTATAGTTATGAGCATTGCTGCGCGATTTAATGTACCGCATATCGAGTATGTTTGGCGAGAAagtgagaaattaaaagaggGAGATGAGCAAAGAAAGTTTCCATCAATGACAATAAATGTATTCCCTGAAAGTGAGCAACTCAGTAAG GCTACCGCCGATATAATCGATTCAATGAAATGGCGAAATTTCATAGCAATTTACGAAAATAACGAGGGACTGTCGCGTCTTCAAAAGACTTTGACACTAAAAGGAGACAAGAATAATTGGATCACACATGCGGCACGACAGCTGAATGAAGGTCCAGATTACCGTCCTATGCTCAAAGAGATACGTTCTTTGTCgatattcaatataattattgatgtCGAGCCACAAAATATCCTGAACGTCCTCACTCAGGCGAGAGAAGTCAAACTATTAGAAGATTATTATCACATCGTGATAACATATTTG gATTCAACCAAGCTACCTATTCTCGAGatgaaaaatagaaacgtCAACATCACTGCATTTAGCTTGAGAGAAAATGACGTAGAAGGAATTAAATGG CTAGATTCAATGCTCCTCTACGATGCAGTATTTTTGCTAAATCAAGCACTAGAAGTTTTAAACGCGAGAAATATTGATAACAACGAAGACATATCTATTGAACCTATACCACTCTTTTGTAACAGTACTAGAAAGTATCAAATAGGACCTAATATTACCGGCATTATGCGAGAG TTATCGAAAATGGGGAAGATAACGGGTGTTATGAACATTGACGAGTACGGCCATCGACAggattttaatatacaaatcaTTAACTATCGACAATCGGTTGCAACACAAACGAGTTTATGGGACGCCAACGGTGTACATCTCAAGAAGCATTCTCAACAGGATTTAGAAAGCTATTTGAGTCAAAGTATCAAAGGGAGGCTACTTAGAGTTTCCACCAAAGAA GGTGCACCCTATGTAATGAGAGTGGAGAATGATGCAATGCACGGTGTTCAAATCGGCCAACATCGCTATAATGGTTATTGTATTGAGTTAATTCAAATGATCGCTGAACGCGTTGGTTTTGAATATCAATTCGAACTCGTTCCCGACGGCCAAATTGGTAAATATGACAAAGAATCAAAAACTTGGACCGGTTTGATCAAACGTATTTTAGACCAT GACGCCGATCTTGCTATATGCGATTTAACAATAACATTCGAGCGTAAGGAAGCTGTAGATTTTAGCATGCCCTTTATGAATCtcg gtATCACTATTTTATACGTTAAACCAGAAGAGAAGCCGCCAGAttacttttcatttttacgTCCTTTTAGTACTGACGTTTGGATTTATATGTTTACTGCTTATCTCATCGTATCGATAATGTTATTTCTACAGGCAAG aatGGCGCCTGGGGAGTGGGATAATCCTCACCCATGCAATCCCGATCCTGAGGagctcgaaaataatttcaatattaaaaattctttgtgGGTCACGATTGGTTCTCTTATGCAACAGGGTTCAGATATTTTGCCTAA aGCACCGTCCATTCGCATGCTTGCCAGTATGTGGTGGTTCTTTACTTTGATCATGATCAGTTCATACACCGCGAGTTTAGCGGCTTTTCTCACCATAGACAAAATGGACACGCCTATTAATAATGTCGAAGACTTGGCTAAgcaaacgaaaattaaatacggcGCTTACGAAGGTGGCTCGACATCATCATTTTTTAAG GATTCGAACTATTCAACGTATAAACGAATGTGGGCTGCAATGTCGGAGTGGCGGCCTAGCGTGTTTACAAAAAGTAATGACGAAG gTGTCGAACGAGTTCTTAAAGGTAAACGGCAATATGCCTTTCTGATGGAATCCACGAGTATTACGTATGAAATGGCACGCCACTGTGAACTTATGGACATTGGCAGTTTAATAGATAGCAAAGGATATGGAATTGCTATGCCGCGTG ATTTCCCATACAGAACGATGATTAACGAAGCGATACTGAAGTTAGGAGAGAATGGTAAATTACTAGAACTAAAAAAGAGTTGGTGGAAAAGTCCAAATGGGACAAAATGTCAATCAGACGAGTCGGAAAAACCTGCTAACTCTAATGAACTAGGATTGCCAAACGTCGGCGGTGTGTTCATTGTTTTAATGTGCGGTTGCGGCGGTTCGTGCTTCGTTGCTATTTGTGAATTTTTGTGGAATATACGCAAAGTCGCCATAAGAGAAAgg ATCACACTGTGGGAAGCGCTAGTTGCCGAGATGAAATTTGCCGTGAACATTTTTGCGGTAACAAAGCCTGTTAAAATTGCCAAGAGCAGCAGTGCAAGCTCCAACATGGAACACAGAATTGGTAGGGCCGCATCCACGGCTCGATCTATTGTTGGCTCGTTCTTACGTCTCGACGTAATCGATAAACTCGACAAAGATCAAAATACGAATAATCACAGCAgcaatcgtaaaattaattga